The Verrucomicrobiota bacterium genomic sequence TTTGGACAAATCACCGTTGGCCACCGCCGTGGTCACCGCCGCGATGTTGCGCACCTGGCCCGTGAGGTTGCCGGCCATGGAGTTGACTGAGTCAGTCAGGTCTTTCCAGGTGCCCGCCACCCCGCGCACGTCGGCCTGGCCGCCCAGCTTGCCTTCGGTGCCCACCTCCCGCGCCACCCGGGTTACCTCGGAGGCAAACGAACTTAACTGATCGACCATGGTGTTGATCGTATTTTTCAACTCCAGGATCTCGCCCTTGACGTCGACTGTGATTTTCTTGGACAAGTCGCCGTTTGCCACCGCCGTGGTGACCTCGGCAATGTTGCGCACCTGGCCCGTGAGGTTGCCGGCCATGGAGTTGACCGAGTCAGTCAGGTCTTTCCAGGTGCCCGCCACCCCGCGCACGTCGGCCTGGCCGCCCAGCTTGCCTTCGGTGCCCACCTCCCGCGCCACCCGGGTCACTTCCGAGGCGAACGAGTTGAGCTGGTCGACCATCGTGTTGATCGTGTTCTTGAGCTCCAGGATCTCGCCCCGCACATCCACCGTGATCTTTTTTGAGAGGTCACCATTGGCCACCGCCGTGGTCACGGCGGCAATGTTGCGGACCTGGCTGGTCAGGTTTCCCGCCATGAAATTGACCGAGTCAGTCAGGTCTTTCCAGGTGCCGGACACACCCTCGACTTTGGCCTGGCCGCCCAGTTTGCCCTCCGTGCCCACCTCGCGCGCCACCCGGGTCACTTCCGACGCAAAAGAACGGAGCTGGCCGACCATCGTATTGATGGTGTCTTTGAGCTCGAGAAATTCGCCTTTAACGTCAACGGTAATTTTTTTGGCCAGATCCCCATTGGCGACGGCGGTCGTCACCGCCGCGATGTTGCGCACCTGGTTAGTGAGGTTACTCGCCATCAGGTTCACGTTGTTGGTCAGGTCTTTCCAGGTGCCGGCCACCCCGCGCACGTCGGCCTGGCCGCCCAGTTTACCTTCGGTACCGACCTCACGCGCAACGCGGGTCACCTCCGAGGCGAACGATCCGAGCTGGTCCACCATGGTATTTACCGTCCTGGCTGTACGCAGAAACTCGCCTTGGAGCTGGCGCCCTTCGATCTCGAGTGCCATGGTTTGCGACAGGTCGCCTTCGGCGACCGCCCCAATCACGCGGGCCATTTCGCTGGTCGGCTGCACCAGGTCGGCGATCAAATCATTGATAAGGGTGATCGACGTGGCCCACGCGCCTTGCACCTCCCCCAAACGGGCGCGCTGGTCGATCCGGCCTTCGCGGCCGACCGCCTGGCGAAGGCGCGCCAGTTCCTTGGCCATGCGTTCGTTCAGCTCGACAACTTCGTTAAATGTGTCGGCTGCCTTTCCCGCGATGCCGAGCCAGTCCACAGGCAGCCGAACCGAAAAATCACCCCGTTTCAGTGCGGTCAGCGCCGATAACAACACCCGGCTGTCCAGGGCGTCACTTGGCTGAGCGGATTCCGGCTCGCGCGGGATGCTACGCGTTCGAACCCGACGAGAGACCCACGTCGTGTGAGCAGAAGCCGAAGAGCCGTTTCCTGTAGCCATAATCACAACCTTATCGAATGAAAGAGGGGGGTTGATCAAGCACGCCGCAGAAGAACGCCGAAAAGAGGAAACATCCACAGATTACACAGATTGATACAGATTACGGTCACACCACGGGCACAGCGTAAGAGTTCACACGGTCACACCACGGGCACAGCGGGTTTGGCGGGCACGACGTAAGAGTTCACACGGCGAGCCATGGCGACCACGGCGGGAAGAAGAGTTATAGAGTTGACATCGGCGGCGCTTCCCCAAGCTCGCCCCCGGCACCCGTTACCCGCTAGCCGTTACCCGCCACTTCTTCATTCGTGGCATTCTCTGCCGCTCCGAACTCCGAACTCTGAGCTCCGAACCCTTTCTTCTTTCCGCCGTGGTCGCCGTGGTTCGCCGTGTTCGCCGTGTGAACTCTCACGTTGTGCCCGCCCAACCCGCTGTGCCCGCCGTCACTCGGCGCGAATGGCCAGGGGCGCCGGCGGATCTGACAACGATTGCAGGGTGAGCACTTGCACCGCGTCGCGTCCGCGGATCGACATCACCGGCATGATGCCGTGGCTGAGGATCGCTGCCGCGGCACGATCGTTCAACCACGCCTCGGCGCAAGGTTTCACCTGCGTTTCTCCGTCGCTCGTAAATTTGTGGAGCGGCAGGCCGCCCACCTCGCCCCCTTCTTCATACTCCGCTTCCAGAGCCTCATCGGCCGCGGCCGTCGCAAGCAGGTGACCGCAAAGCAGGGCCGGATTACCCCAGAGGTAGGACTCGTGGCCGGGGTTCGCGGGCATTTCCTCGAATGGAAATGCTTCAATCGGGTCACTGGTTTTGCCGTACGGCTGGCGAAGGAGGAACCGCGGCGCTGCCAACCCGAGGCAGGCGGCTTCACGCTTCCGGCGTAACGCGGCAAATTTCTCCGTTTCGTCCGGAGATTCCGATGTCCAATCGTCCGGGTCGGG encodes the following:
- a CDS encoding HAMP domain-containing protein, with protein sequence MATGNGSSASAHTTWVSRRVRTRSIPREPESAQPSDALDSRVLLSALTALKRGDFSVRLPVDWLGIAGKAADTFNEVVELNERMAKELARLRQAVGREGRIDQRARLGEVQGAWATSITLINDLIADLVQPTSEMARVIGAVAEGDLSQTMALEIEGRQLQGEFLRTARTVNTMVDQLGSFASEVTRVAREVGTEGKLGGQADVRGVAGTWKDLTNNVNLMASNLTNQVRNIAAVTTAVANGDLAKKITVDVKGEFLELKDTINTMVGQLRSFASEVTRVAREVGTEGKLGGQAKVEGVSGTWKDLTDSVNFMAGNLTSQVRNIAAVTTAVANGDLSKKITVDVRGEILELKNTINTMVDQLNSFASEVTRVAREVGTEGKLGGQADVRGVAGTWKDLTDSVNSMAGNLTGQVRNIAEVTTAVANGDLSKKITVDVKGEILELKNTINTMVDQLSSFASEVTRVAREVGTEGKLGGQADVRGVAGTWKDLTDSVNSMAGNLTGQVRNIAAVTTAVANGDLSK